In Zingiber officinale cultivar Zhangliang chromosome 6A, Zo_v1.1, whole genome shotgun sequence, a single genomic region encodes these proteins:
- the LOC121994622 gene encoding uncharacterized protein LOC121994622 — protein MVSACSLGQSVCYYCKLPGHVIRDYSLKTQHVASGVSVAGGRFGQSGTQQGGPKAQSSHRQQGTAPPATAAYGMHGQEHSSVLMESQGSISGPQYLTQPSAQYQLQPQPPVQYILQPIAPALTQYPVPTQWQAPTPTQQPLAGFLLSLISTDDSSSPQLSDIPVVREYPDVFPDELPGLPPRRQVEFAIELIPGTAPTSKAPYRMAPKELDELKVQLQELLDRGFIRPIRDSDIQKTAFRTRYGHYEFLVMPFGLTNAPAVFMDLMNRIFLEYLDQFVIVFIDDILIYSRSEEEHAQHLRIVLETLRRHHLYAKFSKCAFWLSSVGFLGHVVSSRGISVDPQKIEAITSWEQPKSVQEIRSFLGLAGYYRRFVEGFSSITMPLTRLTRKGVKFTWSEACETSFQELKRRLVSAPVLVLPSGDDGFVLYTDASLQGLDAVLMQHGRVVSYVSRQLKEHEKNYPVHDLELVAIIFALKIWRHHLYGITFEILTDHKSLKYIFTQKELNLRQRRWMELLKDYDCTISYHPGKANALGTQLRFSTAFHPQTDGQSERTIQTLGDLLRSCSIYKISFGQIYLSRPMMTESDGETATLFSKAARSRNSTYYVSILLRSSYCTLYQNSEKDLTELGQCPYDQGGDFIINGSEKVLIAQEKMSTNHVHVFKKRQPNKFASCCHGHECSSAAMSRW, from the exons atggTTTCTGCTTGCTCCTTGgggcagtcagtttgctattattgcaaactgcctggccaCGTCATCCGAGACTATTCGCTAAAgactcagcatgtagcttccggagtTTCTGTTGCGGGAGGAcggtttggtcagtccgggacccAGCAaggcgggccgaaagcccaatcttcacaccgTCAGCAGGGGACAGCTCCCCCTGCGAccgctgcatatggcatgcacggtcaGGAGCATTCCAGCGTTCTGATGGAGTCCCAGGGTTCTATTTCTGGACCTCAGTATCTGACTCAGCCATCGGCGCAGTATCAGTTACAGCCCCAGCCACCAGTTCAGTACATACTGCAGCCCATAGCCCCAGCTCTGACTCAGTATCCAGTAccgactcagtggcaggctccGACTCCGACacagcagcctttggca ggatttctattatcaTTGATTAGtactgacgacagcagtagtCCTCAGCTCTCAGACATTCCGGTGGTCCGAGAGTACCCAGACGTTTTTCCAGACGAGTTACCAGGTTTGCCgccccgaaggcaagtggagtttgctattgagctgattccagggactgcaccaacatcgaaagctccttatcgtatggcaccgaaagagttggacgaactaaaagtccaactccaggagttattagataggggatttattcgcccta tcagagattctgatattcagaagacagcattccgcaccagatacggacattacgagtttttggtaatgccatttgggcttaccaatgctcctgcagtatttatggatttgatgaaccgtatctttttggagtatttagatcagtttgtgattgtgtttatcgatgacatattgatctattcacgttccgaggaggaacatgcgcagcaccttcgcatagtcttggagactcttcgacgacatcatctgtatgcgaagttcagcaaatgtgcattttggctatcctcagttggttttctgggacatgtggtgtctagccgaggtatttcagtagatcctcagaagatcgaggctatcactagctgggagcagccgaagtcagtccaggagatccgtagtttcttgggcttggctggatattaccgacgattcgttgagggtttctccagcattactatgccattgacacgtctgactaggaaaggcgtgaagttcacgtggtcagaggcttgtgagaccagcttccaggagctgaagcggagattagtatcagcaccagttttggttttaccttctggtgatgacggattcgtactttacacagacgcatctcttcagggcttggacgctgttttgatgcagcacggtagggtagtctcctatgtttctcgtcagttgaaggagcatgagaagaactacccagtacatgatttagagctagtcgctattatctttgctttgaagatttggcgacatcatctttatggtattacttttgagattcttactgatcataagagtctcaaatatattttcacccagaaggaactcaatctccgacaaaggagatggatggagctcctgaaggattatgattgtactattagctaccatccgggtaaagctaat gctttgggcacacaacttcgtttcagtacggcattccatccgcagacagatggccagtcagagcggactattcaaaCATTGggggacttgctgaggtcttgc AGTATTTATAAGATAAGCTTCGGGCAGATTTATTTGAGCAGGCCTATGATGACAGAGTCTGATGGAGAAACTGCCACATTATTCTCAAAAGCAGCAAGATCCAGGAACTCGACTTATTAT GTGTCTATACTGCTCCGGTCCAGTTATTGCACTTTGTATCAGAACTCTGAGAAGGATCTCACTGAACTTGGGCAGTGCCCTTATGATCAAGGAGGAGATTTCATCATCAATGGAAGTGAAAAGGTGCTTATTGCACAGGAAAAGATGAGCACCAATCATGTACATGTATTTAAGAAAAGGCAGCCAAACAAGTTTGCATCGTGCTGCCATGGACACGAATGCTCATCAgctgctatgtcgagatggtga